The segment CTACAAATGCAAGCTGCCTGGGTGCTGGACTTTTTTTGGGTTCAAACCTGAAgccagtaaataggggttgccttGATCTATAGCCTTGTTGCATGAGCACCAATAAAGGTACAGAAGACACTAAATTAAATCTCATCTCAGCTGGGCTGGGGGTTGGTATTCTGAGCTAAGCAGGCTTTGCTGCTCTGGACTGAAAGAAGGGCAACCACCATCCGGATTTCTGTCCAATCAGAAGGCTGGGGATGCATTTTTTAACCTGGCTGTTCCAATTTTGCAGTAGTGGTTGAAGAACTGGCTGAGATCACATGACTGGCTTTATGCTGACACCTAGTGGTCAGTAACTCAATGACATGAcagaaaagttttaaagtaaaaaaaaaagtaaatgattaaaaaaaaagaaagccacaCACTCgcacataaaactatttttattgaaagaaaaaagaactcCATCCCATAATTTACGGTAAAATTATCTCTTTACTTTTCTAcgatgcaaaatatttttttttaaattcaaggcACTTAGAACCAACTTACAGACAATTCCATTTGATCCCTTGCCGCTGGGTcagcatataaaacaaaacaaacaaaaaaaaaaaaaatacgagaaacccaataaaaatctaacatttgctaatacatttttttaaattattgtttttattgcaatccaTTTGAAGTGGCACTGCTGCTTGAAAACACAAAGTTTGTTATTAAAGCTTTtgttgaaaagggaaaaaaaaaaagttgcaaacacACTTGTTACAGTACATCACACACACCCATGGTCGTCGGCCTTAATGATCAAAGTGTCTGCAGGGTGCCaggagcagccaatcagattctctcatcctcctgtgtggGCCACACGTGTGATCATATCTTTGAACAATCAAGCCTTGTGACTGAAATcaactataatttaaaaatttcCAACTTATCCTATAAGTTCATACATTGGTTTTGATACTGCTGGGTCTCACATGAACccatgcacaatttttttgaaaaagctGGGGAGGGGCAAAGTAGCACCGCCCATTACAGGCTGTCCAGAGGAgtgggcggatacaagaccggtcaccctgcacaaagagacagagcagcagtgaccggtctgcaCAGGTTTGATGCCAATTATTTTCAGGTCTGCActacagatctggaagaaatatgtAGGGGACATAAGATTCAGTTCATTGCCTTGCATGCTTTAAAagttcaaatgaaaaataaaatgaagccatGCCCTGCATGCTTAAACCACCAAAACAACTAAAATGCtatccaatttcttttttttttttttatttaaaaataaaaaacttgattAACATTCAAAAGTAATGCCCACCCTGGCAGTCTAATATTTCATAGATCGGGATGTCGGTGCCATACAGAAGAGAGAATAACCGGTGGGTTCTTATGGCAACGGGATTTCCGCCCCAACATTTTGACCATTAAGGACCAATTGTGCTCTACAGTTCAGAGATATGTGCAAATACTGCGAAGGTTCACCTCCGATACGGGTGACTCTGCGGACTGCGCGGTCAGGAGGGGACGGCGGGGGGGAGATTTCCATAGACATCGTGGTAAATACAGCTTCTGTCAAACGTGCAAATGGGCGCATTTGCATATTACAAGTTACAAAATGCAGGACGAGACAAAGTTATGCAGTTCATCAGAAATACATCCCGAAATTAAATCAATCGAAAGGTTGATGATTATAGAACACGacaatggagaaataaaaattgGGACAGActgaagtgaacctgtcacacGGTGGTGGAAGAGCGCCATGGCTTAGGTGAGGCCGATATGTCGCCGGTTCTTGGTGAACAATGAGACTGAAATACATTGGTGGGCTGTCTTGGGTAGAACATTCTATTGGCTGCCATTATTGCCAGTAGAGGGGGGTAATTTGGGAGTCTGAGACAAGAACACCATTGGCTGTTAGAAACATGGCCGCCTTATTGTCAGGAGAACCAGCTACCATCACATGACCTCACTTTTTTATTCTGTGAGCGAACCAATAAGTCCTCCAATAAGGTTTAATGAGTTTGGAGAGTTTCACGCTATGAGGCAGAATAATCAGGTTATTGTACACAACAAACCATAAACCCCACAATCTGTAGGTAGACATTTTAGGGAATTAAGTAATTTTGTATATCATTGGAACAGTTTCATAAATCACCAACTGGATTCCTTCAAATCTTGAAACTCACAACTGAGGTCTTTGCATTAGGGTTCCCAGATCCGCCCATTCACTACTTCCATTTATGACGGTGTAGTCATTGTATAATTTGTTATATTATGGGAAGTAGACAAAGTGAGGGGGAGAagctgggaaactgaaggaatATCACCCCGAGGGTGGCAGGAAACCAGTAGGCAAATCAGACCACCACCGTCCCACAAACACCGGACCTGTCATAAGAAGCTGCTTGCTTTTTTATGATATTAGTTACCAGGCTGCTAGGCTGGATTCAAAAGCTGCTTAACACAGGCGTGTAGTAATGACAATTTGCTTTCTTCATCAAGCTTGAACATGGTCACCTTCTATGCTGCcatacctttatttatatataaatatatatatatttatatttatgcttaCAAAAACCCCAAATAGTATCGTTCTTTTATTCTCTGCCCCCCCATTGACCACAATGCTGTAAGCCTGGTAGACAAATGGGTTGGTGTCTTAGCTCCACCCATTCTTCAGTTTTGTAGCCAATCATACACCAGAGTTGGTGTGTTGGCTCCACCCCATTTAAAGTCGTGTGGCCAATAATACACCAGGTTTGGGGTCTTATGCCCACCCAGTCTACAATCTTGTGGCCAATCATACACCAGGATTGGGGTCTTGGCTCCACCCTGTCTACGGTTTTGTGGCCAATCGTAAACAGAGGTGTAGAGATGACACCAAGACTGGCGTCAACCTTGGACGTTGATGGCTGCCATGGGAAGCGGTAATACTTGACGTAGAAAGCAAACATCAACCTACTAAAAGGTAGAGGTAAAGCCATTCTGACCCCTCACAACCTATTAAAATGATGACGCTTGGATTAGTCTTCGGCTTAGTTGAGGTCATGTGACTCAATTCTATGCGGATTAGCATAACAGCCAGAAAGAACAACCAAAAGGAAGGCACAATGGCTGCCTACCTGAGGTGGTGATATCGGATGCCCCCGGTGAAATATTCACCACCGTAGTGCTTATGTGACACACACTTCCAACACAAACAATGacagatacataaaaaatgcCAACAGATGAACAATAACCTCCAATCAGAAAACAGATTCGGGCAAGAGAAGAGGAATCAatgcaatgaataaataatgacacatcTGATAGAACAATGCTAGTGTTTTCCATGGCTAAAAGTCTTAACGGACAGAATGAATCGGGATAACGCATGGCAGTTAATAAAACGGTGAATCCTGAGATGACGCTATGACCCATGAGATGAAAAATGTCAAAACGTAAAAATCAAAACTATTCACTGgattcttctttttcattttgtcccTTCCCCCTATATCAAAAAATAGCCATTTCTCCGGCTCTCCTTTAAGGTCAGATACAGAATTTTAAGCTCTGCAAAAGAGAGCTGAAGactatcattttatatatatatttcatatatatcgcaatacaaaatttttacatttttcggCCAGAACAGAGGtagtgtggaaaaaaataaaaataaacgcAGGCTGAAAGCTGGATAGCAGCATCGCACTGATAACGTAAGGGGACTGTGCGGAGAGGAGCTGAGGGGTTAAACATTCTGAAAACGCAGATTATTGCTGTATGATGTTTTCTGGTTCTGTTGTGCAGACATAAAATGTACAATCAGGAAAGAGATGCCCAATTTACTTATCAGTGGCCCTTTCTGCACAGCTCTCCGTAGCTTAAACAGAACCCACCACCCTGTGATACTCTCCTTTTAGCGTCCCCCTTCCTCCAACCCTAGCACTGGATCCGCAGGAAGTAGTCAGGATATGGGGAACATGTGACCACTTCCTCTATTTCCCAGGATGCAGTGCTTGGGTCTGTGCAGCCAATTGCCAAGGCTGCATGCTATCTGAAAGGGAGGGGATATAACGGGGTGGtaaaccctgtgtaagctccaatgCTGAGCTTTCACTACATTTTTACTCCAAGCTACAACAAAGCAAGGAGCAGCAGAAAAGCACCAAAAAGTAGGTGGTCACTTGTTCCCTTTGAAGAACCAATCACTTTGTGCCAAGGATATCGCCCGGGCAGTTATGCGGGGAAAACAACTATGGAGAGAAGTGTTATGGGAAGTAGGAGCTGCCAGGAGACTAAATTACATGCAGATTGATCATTCTGagtttgtctgtcatttggaacagtttgcaaagaaagaaaagcttttttttgaaaaaaaattatatttttgctaGGGAGGGCAGCAGCACAGACAATTCATGTCTGATAACCCTAAAAACTTCCAAGCTGCCTATCACAACCCTTTTAGTAATCATATAAACTGGGTGAGGGTTACATTGTGGAGAAAAAAAGGATTAGACCTGGCTCCCTATACTATGGTCAGTAGGAATAACAAGTTTTAATTTGTGGATAGAATTGGAATTAAAACGGGGTCTCGGTTATATAAAGAAAGCTATTCACCAGCAGATTGGGGCAATAAACCTAAAGCCCGGGTTGGGTAACTGTACTTTTAACTGAGGTGGCCATTGAAAACAAGGTGCTGAAAGATTTAATTAAAGTGTGTCAGGACAGTTTTACAATATGTGGTATTTGTCCATTTTAGATACAAAGGAGGTGACCAAAGATAACAGGCTGTGATATTTCCTATCTGAACATGCATAGTATGGAGTGCTCCGGTCACAATATGGCTACCTCCAGTTATAGAGGTAAGTGGGCTTAGGACAAATCAACTGGTTTTTTTTCTGCCCTCTCTTCTCAGAAGGATATACTCCTCTGTTTCTGCCCTGATACAGCTTTGTTCAGCTGGTAGGAGTGCTATGTTAGCACAGGGCTTGGATCTCTAGATGTcctatgtgacagtgctgggccAATCACCAACAAATGACAGGACAGCGAGGCACATGCTGCtctatacctggaagtactgggtAATTTCTTGGCTTCTGATGGCTAAATGTAGTGTAGGACCAACAGGGATGAagcattaaagtgaacccatATGGGCAAGGTTTGCTTTTCACTCTGCAGGAGACAATCTCTATAGGAGGAATGGGGATGAGTGGGCTTTTAAAGACTGAGACTCTAGAGAAGAGGTCACATTTGAAATATTGACTTCTGAAATgtccctaaaatattttatttgccttaCCTAGCTATAACTAGAGCTTTCATAGAAATGTTGGATAGACCATTGGCCGAGGGTTTTCCTggacatttttgccttttttagctTCTTCCTTCCACCCTCTCGCTACAACTCAGCCTTTCCACACCTCCTAAATTCAGCTATGTGTTTCATGGGGAAATGGTGGCTCTCCATGATGCAAAAGGATAGAATGATGCAAAGGAAAGGGAGGTAGTTCCATATGCTAAACCCTCAGCCAAATGCCAGGCCAGCCATGTCTAAGGAGCTCAGAATATGGCTATTAGGGGTGGTAGTGTTAGAAATGAGTAATTATCATTTCTCATGTCAAACTGATATTTCCAAGGTGACCGATTCTCTTTAGGCCAATCTTGTTTAGGTATCATGGCAAAGGAAAAATAAGAGCGAGTTAAATGTGAATGGTACTGCTGTGCTCTTAAATAGGAGAAGAAAATGCCAGGGGGCAATAAATGGGGAGAAAAATGAGACAAGAAATCTAAACTTCTCCCCCCTATTCTCCATGGACCAGTTGTGGTCATACAAGCTCGGACAATTCTGGTGTTCTGTAACAGAATATTAACAGCAGTGCTATTCACATCTAACCAGCTTTCTCCGTAACACCATAATATATACATGAGGTTCTCCAGAAAACAAAAACTCTCTGCACCGGTCACAAATGGGCCTGTTCTGTGCATTATATGACTCCTGTAATACAGCAAATCTCCTTGGTAGATAGCGCCATTCCCTCACAATGTCAGTTTTGCTCCACAGGCAAGGAATATGGAGCAGCTTTTATCTGAGGCACTACTATTCCCCAGATCTTTTTTACTTTCTGTGTATAGCAAAGGCTGTGTGAAGTCTGAACCCCTATTGGAAAGCTCATATCCCAGACTGACTGGGTATGAGGACGCCATAGGAATTCACCAGGCTTTAGGAGTAATCTTTAGGAGCCCTCAGATCTCCCAGCTTGTTAATAGAAATAAATGAGCTGAGTGCTATAAATCACAGAACAGTCTCAGGATTGAGAAGAGTTCCTTTGATGGAGAACCTTAGAACCAAAGAAAGGGGACACAAAAATGAGCCTCACCCAGATCAAATCCTCTTACAGGGAAAGCTACAATTTGGGAAGGGTTTTGTGTAGCGCACATCACAGCCTTAGGGTTGGTCAGACTGCTCAATGgatttattgtgtatgtatgcCTTGTCAGTAGAAAGTAGCCAGATTCAGAATTGCCATGTTTGGAATTACGCTCTCGGAAAAGAAAGGATAAACGTCTATAAAACCAGGTTAAGCATGACAGCTgtgattttaaataataaaaaaaaaacaagatgtcaGTATACTTATACTTTTACCTAAAGTGCTAAAAGAGACAATCAAAAATTAGGTTGTCACATAAAAATACCAAATTGCATCATTTTAAGTCCTGAAATTTCTTTTTTCGCTCCCGGAAAACCAATCGGTGCTTGTCACGGAACGCTCTCCATAGATTGAACGGCTGGTTTTAACGTACTCTGCGACGGAGAACAAAGCACCGGGGCAACACATGAAGGAGAAGTCTGATCAATACTATTGCATCCTCCCCTTTGCTGCCCTCTGCTGGAACACTTTGtggaatacaaataaaacatacacaggTTTGTTAGCGTGTCAGAACCTGTGTATTAAagcctctctctccctctctttccgcCTTAGTTCCTCTTTGTAACAGCACGAGCAGTAGTTACCCGTTTCAGGATGTCCATAAAAAGTGCAGTGTGTTTGCTTACACTTGGTCTGCTGGACATTATAGTGTGTCCGGGTTTTGCTGCTGTCAGAGGTCAGGGCTCTGGACAGGGAGGCAGGGTCCGTGTATTCTCTATAGCCGTTGCTGTGCGTTATGCAGACCGTCTGGTCAATGTCTGTGGGGTAGACTGGAGGAAGCTCCGTCTCTGAGGGAGAAAGGTTGCTCACTTGTAGCGAGCTGGCCTGGTAGGTGTTAGCCCGTCCCTGTACAGGCTGCCGGGGGAGAGTAACATAGGAGGGCATGCTGTTACAAGGCCCACCCGCGACTTGCCTTCTATTGTCCTGGTAGCTATGAGCACCATCCGTGTTTACAATGGAAGGTCTCGGGATAGTAAATCCTCCAGAGTAACTGGAAGGTAATGCTCCTTTCACACCCACACCGTAGTCCATGCCTGACATTCCATAGTTACCAGTCGCTTGGGCATAGGTGGGCAACGGACGATCGTCTGCTTGCATATCCTGCTCCAACCGCTTAGCTGTGCCGCCGTTCATCAAAGTCTTTTTCTCTGCTTCTCTTTGCTTTTGCTCTGCTACAAACCTTTCCTGGGCATCAGCCAGATACCTCTGGATCATCTGCTTTTGGTATGGCTGGCGCTCACTGGTTTTTAACAGGCAAGCAAAGATAAACTTGCGCTCGCCTTGCATGGCCGCCCGCAGGATGCTGAGGCTCAGCTTGACATCATTGCTGTACTTGTAAGGGTCACACTGGCTTTTGTCAGTTGCAGATTTGACAGAAGACTTCTCAGATGACGTAGACAAGTCTCCCTGGGATGAGTCTTCCTTGCTCCCTTTCCGACCCTTGAGggagcctttcttttttttttcaagcgtGTCACCTTGTCCATTGGTCATGCCAGACTTGCCACCCTTGCTATGCATAAGCCCACCCATGTTCTTCTTCAGTTTACTCCCTAAGCTTTTGCCAAAGCTGCCCAGTTTATTGGCCACTGAATCGGCTCTCTTCTTGTCTTTCTCTTTATCCTTCTCCTTCTTGGACTTGTCTTTCTCCTTGTCCTTTTCTTTCCCGGTCTTGCCGCCTCCATTGCTTGCAGAGCTGCTGCACACAGACTCTTTGTCTGACTCTCCGGATTCTGCGGCAGACCTTGCATCGTCTCCAGCAGATGCTGTTGGCGACTCTGGCTGGGCGAGAGGAGCCTGTTATAAGGAAACAAAAGAATCAGCGCATTGTATAAAATAGGTCCGAAGTTAGTGTGCGATTAACTAAAGCCGACTGACTGGCTCCTGAAATTAACGCTTACAGCTCATTCACTTCTGAATAGTTTCATGCTGTACAACACATTCTGTATTTTGCACAACCAAAGAAGCagtgaaaaaaactttgtacTAAGATGTAACATTACAGATTTAATGGAATTATGAAAGGGAATGTGGGGAAGtccaaaagtaataaataaacattcaaagTCAAAGCTTTTTACCAGGGAACTATCCATCTGGCAAGGCCTTGCTTCTCTTTGCACAATGCTAATAAACAGCAAACTCAATCACTCCCAGGGTGACAGTTCCACGCTGGAATTAATTGGCTATAAAACGTAAGGCATGTTGATAGATTCCCTTTGGCACTATGCTGCTTTAATATTTAGGAAATGATAGCCGTCattcagagaaaaacaaaatacaccttaaaaaaaaacaccttaagtTTAAAGAATAATTCTGAGATCTGCTTGTTTGTAGGGAGGATGTAAAGCGCCAGATTCCTGACCTCCTACTTGTCCCCTGGCAGCTGGTGACCTCTGGGTTATGGGTGAGCTCCTGGCATCCTCCACTTACAATGTAGAACTATTGCTCCTTGCATTGTAATCCTAGCAGTGGGGGGGGTTACTCCACTGCAGGGCAATTTAGCTTTAATCTTTTGCTTTTGATCTAATTTATTAGTAGCATTATTGTGGGAACCTGTAGGCACACTTTAGCCTCAGATGGGTCCCAGGCACTATATGCTTCTACACTTTTGCTACAGCCTGTCCTGTAAGTGCTGGAAAAGCTGCATCCCACACACAAATCTTTGTGTGTATGTAGGATAACACGCGAGTCAGTATCTACTCGGCATTTAATGGTCACCTATAATTGGGACAATGGCCTGTCAGGATAGTGAGCGAAATTATTAAAACCATCAGGAGTTTTTGCACtctattggggagatttattttcactttctggCCAAGAATGTACATACAATACGTGCAGTTATGTATACCTATGTTAGTTCTGTATATTATACAAGTATAATAAtctacaaaagacagaaaaaaaattacccacaAAGCAACCCAAACAGAAGCTTACTGCCTGGTGAAGTCTGAGGACCCCCCAACTTATTGTAAGTGAAATGAATGGGCAGGCCCAAAGGTTTTACAGTCCTACTCTACTTCacttaatcctttttttttttttagtgtctgaCCACCAAACCCACCTGCGTCTCACATGGAAGAGAAAGCCAGGTGACCGTCATGTAATTATGCAATAGATTTAACTTGGCTTCCAGAGATAATGTGAcgctaaaaaagaaaataaaagggttaggttattacttttgtattttcaAGCTGCATTTCAGTAAACATGTAATAGAGTTTGCCTGGCGCGGATCAGATTGGATGGCTGCCTAGTGCAGCCAACAGATTTACTTGCAGATTGCCTGTAAAGAAGTCTCGTGATGAATATGATTGGTAGTCCCGGTATCATTAAGAACCATGATGATTACTTCCCAATTGCAGAGCAAGGTGTCCACGAATTTAAATCCAGGAAGGGTTTTACAAAACTCCAGGTATGGATGTAGTAGTATGGACAAGAACTAGTTAggtttaaaatgcagaaaaataggGAAATCCACCCAGCACAGGCACAGTCACCCATGTACATGACGTGATAGGGGAAATCtacttttttggaaaaatagTAAAACCCTTAAAGGTTATACCTTTCCTCGTTTTACTAAAAATTAGTAAACACTCAGAAAAAGAACAGCTGTCATTGGAAGCCACATGAACAGAAACAGAACCAAGATCCTATTACACCCAGTGAACAGGAGCTCAAAGACTGGGCAAGAGATGCTTCATAAAATATTGACAGGCCAGGAAGCTCTAAGGTGACATATCAGAAAACAATAAGAGGACACAGCTTCCTGTGACATGGCTGCCCAACATCACCAACACAAAGTTTGCCATATTTACAGAGTAAAGGGTAATgataatatataaagaatttgCATGTTAGAATataggatacataaaaagatgttTGCTCGGTTCCCTAACTGTCTGCATTTATTCATCCAAATGCATAACCTACAGTAAAGTAAAATGCACCTGTGTTGTCACTTTTTTTGGTGTATTCCTTGTTGACTGCTTTAATGCAAGCAAAGCATGTTAATGCACAAGAAAAGTGTTAATGTGTCTCAGTGTGATCG is part of the Pyxicephalus adspersus chromosome 12, UCB_Pads_2.0, whole genome shotgun sequence genome and harbors:
- the OTUD7B gene encoding OTU domain-containing protein 7B isoform X2, with the protein product MTSKGKKWDFNAAVNDYDQIRQPNAGGPAQNFNDPRSYKPQDTTRPMRPALQRQDDLVQEKRLSRGISHASSSIVSLARSHVSSNGSSEHPLETPVCTFQLPDLTVYCDDFRSFIERDLIEQSMLVALEHAGRLNWWTHVDPSYQRLLPLATTGDGNCLLHAASLGMWGFHDRDLMLRKSLYTLMDKGVEKEALKRRWRFQQTMQNKESGLVYTEEEWQKEWNDLIKLASSEPRMHYGTNGGSAGGIESSEEPVYESLEEFHVFVLAHVLKRPIVVVADTMLRDSGGEAFAPIPFGGIYLPLEVPPTKCHSSPLVLAYDQAHFSALVSMEQNEQSKEQAPFIPLTDSEHKLLPVHFAVDPGKDWEWGKYDSDNVRLASVTLSLEAKLNLLHNYMTVTWLSLPCETQAPLAQPESPTASAGDDARSAAESGESDKESVCSSSASNGGGKTGKEKDKEKDKSKKEKDKEKDKKRADSVANKLGSFGKSLGSKLKKNMGGLMHSKGGKSGMTNGQGDTLEKKKKGSLKGRKGSKEDSSQGDLSTSSEKSSVKSATDKSQCDPYKYSNDVKLSLSILRAAMQGERKFIFACLLKTSERQPYQKQMIQRYLADAQERFVAEQKQREAEKKTLMNGGTAKRLEQDMQADDRPLPTYAQATGNYGMSGMDYGVGVKGALPSSYSGGFTIPRPSIVNTDGAHSYQDNRRQVAGGPCNSMPSYVTLPRQPVQGRANTYQASSLQVSNLSPSETELPPVYPTDIDQTVCITHSNGYREYTDPASLSRALTSDSSKTRTHYNVQQTKCKQTHCTFYGHPETGNYCSCCYKEELRRKEREREALIHRF
- the OTUD7B gene encoding OTU domain-containing protein 7B isoform X1, whose translation is MDLVLSHFVRSTGAEPGLARDLLEGKKWDFNAAVNDYDQIRQPNAGGPAQNFNDPRSYKPQDTTRPMRPALQRQDDLVQEKRLSRGISHASSSIVSLARSHVSSNGSSEHPLETPVCTFQLPDLTVYCDDFRSFIERDLIEQSMLVALEHAGRLNWWTHVDPSYQRLLPLATTGDGNCLLHAASLGMWGFHDRDLMLRKSLYTLMDKGVEKEALKRRWRFQQTMQNKESGLVYTEEEWQKEWNDLIKLASSEPRMHYGTNGGSAGGIESSEEPVYESLEEFHVFVLAHVLKRPIVVVADTMLRDSGGEAFAPIPFGGIYLPLEVPPTKCHSSPLVLAYDQAHFSALVSMEQNEQSKEQAPFIPLTDSEHKLLPVHFAVDPGKDWEWGKYDSDNVRLASVTLSLEAKLNLLHNYMTVTWLSLPCETQAPLAQPESPTASAGDDARSAAESGESDKESVCSSSASNGGGKTGKEKDKEKDKSKKEKDKEKDKKRADSVANKLGSFGKSLGSKLKKNMGGLMHSKGGKSGMTNGQGDTLEKKKKGSLKGRKGSKEDSSQGDLSTSSEKSSVKSATDKSQCDPYKYSNDVKLSLSILRAAMQGERKFIFACLLKTSERQPYQKQMIQRYLADAQERFVAEQKQREAEKKTLMNGGTAKRLEQDMQADDRPLPTYAQATGNYGMSGMDYGVGVKGALPSSYSGGFTIPRPSIVNTDGAHSYQDNRRQVAGGPCNSMPSYVTLPRQPVQGRANTYQASSLQVSNLSPSETELPPVYPTDIDQTVCITHSNGYREYTDPASLSRALTSDSSKTRTHYNVQQTKCKQTHCTFYGHPETGNYCSCCYKEELRRKEREREALIHRF